CACCACCAACGGGGTCAGGGCATCACGCCCGAACGGGAAACGACGCGTGGGACCACCGGCGGACGCGGACGATGCCTTCAAGGAGATCGCGGTGAGGACCAGGCCAATGCCCATGTAGGCGCCGTCGAACACGATGATCCTGGTCCCGCTGAGGACACCCAGGATGAGTGCCCCTGCCGCGGAGACAGCAGACACCCACAGCGAGACCCGCAGCGCGCGCCTCTCGGCCCCGACCTCTCCGGTCGGCATCAGTCGTTCCCGGTGGCGAGGGCGTCCAGGAGGCGGATGAAGACCGCGATCCAACCATAAATGATCACGAACGCAATGAGTTCGAAGGCGGTGAGGTTGAAATAGCCCACCGGGTAGAACAGCACCAGTGACAAAATCAGGGCGGCGAGGAAGCTGCTGCACACCAGGAAGAACCGGCGGGAAGTCCGCGGAGCATGAACGGCGAAGCAAGCAGCAAAACGATGAACACCACGGCCATCCCGGAGGCAAACAGCGTATGAATCAGGAAACTGACGGACAGCGGGACCACGCCCACCCCTGCCAGCAGCAACCCCATGGCCACGAACGCACCCGAGCAGACTCCCGCGCTCCACGGGTTGACCAGCACCCCCTGGGCAATAAGGGAGCGAAGATCCCGGTCCAAATACACGGCGAAAGTGGTGATGAAGAAGCCCGCAACAATCAACGACAGATTGAACAGGCCGCTGGAAGCTCCGCCCAAAGTTCCGAGCTGGCTGAAGTGGTACTCCCACCACTTGGGGTCCTGCGACGTCGCCATGCTGGCCACAATGCTCATCACCATGAACAGCACCAGGAGTCCGGACAGCTTGCGGGTGCTGATGTCATACACCGAGAGGTAGATCCAGTACGCGGCAAGGCCGGAGGCAACGGCCATCCCCACGGTCGCCGCAAAGATATCAACCGTGAGTCCCTGGAAGCTCCGCTGCAGCAACAGGAAAACGGCGATGGTGGCGATCGCCGCGATCAGGGCATGGACCAAGGCCACCGTTGATGCGTCCACGATGAACTTCCACGGTGGAAGGCTCAGCCGCCAGCGTTGATCCGGAAGGTACCGCGAGCGCCAGTAGCCGGTGAACGCCGCCACCAGCCCGAGTACCAGAATGGCCCCCGCCGTCACCAGCCCCACGGAGACGCCTCCCCACAGAGGTGGAGTGCGGCCGAAAAAAATGAGCAATGCTGCGAGTCCAGCGACCACCGCCGCCGAGGCTGCGGCCAGGAGGGCTTCGGACTCGTTCGCCAAGCGGCGCTGTCGGGTTATGGCGGGCTGCCGGGTTGTGATGTCCGACGCCGGTTCCGTCACGGTGCGGCTCTTCCGCCGGAAACGATGTGGTCCTCCTGCCCCTCCACGGAGGGGTTACGGAGCCAGGCAACCGCATCCGTTTCCGAAGTGAAGAAGCGCGTGGGGCATGGCGGTTCTTGGACGGCCAACTGGTAGTCGGCAAGCATTCGGTCCACGGGGTTGTTTCCCAGCAGGGCAATCCTGGAGGCAGCACAGGGTTCAACGAAAACGTCGCGGGCTGAACGACTGAGATGGGCTGTGTCCGCCATGGTCACCAGAAGGGGATACCTGCTGCCGGCGGCGAGCTCATTCACAGCCTCCACGGCGGCCAGGGCATTTGCTGCTTCGATGCGGACACCAGGTTTCCATGCCAGGAACATGACATCGCCTGTCTCGAATCCGATG
Above is a genomic segment from Arthrobacter sp. YN containing:
- a CDS encoding DUF7793 family protein yields the protein MAEKDPCDYVIGFETGDVMFLAWKPGVRIEAANALAAVEAVNELAAGSRYPLLVTMADTAHLSRSARDVFVEPCAASRIALLGNNPVDRMLADYQLAVQEPPCPTRFFTSETDAVAWLRNPSVEGQEDHIVSGGRAAP